The genomic segment CCTCGAAGAGATGAACCCACAGCTTCCAAAACTTGATTTTGACCCAAGTATGCTGATGAATCCGGAGTTTTTGAAGTAAAAACAGAACCTTATTCCAAAAGCACTGTACAGTTTTTTACAGTGCTTTTTTGTATTTTCCTCTTTCTGCATATACTAAAAGGGAAGTTTTATGCATACTCTTATCATTACCGCTCATCCCAGTTCTCACGGTTTCACGCATGCTATCGCGGCGAGCTATCAGGGTGCGTGTGAGGCGAAGTGATATACCACTGAATTATTAGACCTCTACCAAACAGAGTTAAAAATGGATTTTCTCCGATTTGACGACCAAAGCGATCTGAAACAACCCACCTCTGTCCAAAGAGCATTGCAAGCAAAGATTACTGACGCAGACGAACTCGTCTTTATTTTTCCTATTTGGTGGGTGAATATACCGGCTATTTTGAAGAATTTCTTTGATACCGTGCTCACTCCATGATTTGCCTATAAATACAGGAAATGAAGTATGTTTCCTCGGAAACTTCTC from the Candidatus Gracilibacteria bacterium genome contains:
- a CDS encoding NAD(P)H-dependent oxidoreductase — its product is MHTLIITAHPSSHGFTHAIAASYQGACEAKGYTTELLDLYQTELKMDFLRFDDQSDLKQPTSVQRALQAKITDADELVFIFPIWWVNIPAILKNFFDTVLTPGFAYKYRKGSMFPRKLLTGKKARIFCTCDARGWLYWFIGNPLRVILQIGTLGWCGIKVKSYTVFDQMRKTTENDREKMLSKVSRMVS